A single window of Candidatus Flexicrinis affinis DNA harbors:
- a CDS encoding ABC transporter permease translates to MYKYVLRRVIQAIPIFFGITILSYFLMAITPGGPVAALAFGANLKPAEVEALKIQLGVSDPIPVQYLRWLAGDDWLRWDTDGDKIADRSFLIGHTGPNGEPLPPGDRRGILRGDFGISFVRSRAVLPIILERLPASIELGVASLVVGASIGVLVGVVAAVYHDRWFDHITRILAVVFDAVPIFFLAILLLLIFGAQLQILPLGDRCRVTLDPSCPPIFQRLEYLILPTFVLATGGISAYSRFMRASMLEVVSQDYMRTARAKGLSSRTVWLRHGARNALIPIATFLGPAIAGIWGGAVITETIFNWPGVGRTVVAAVTSRDYPIVMAATVFAGISTILGYLLSDILYGIIDPRIRFD, encoded by the coding sequence ATGTATAAATACGTACTTCGCCGCGTGATACAGGCGATCCCGATCTTCTTCGGGATTACGATCCTGTCCTACTTTCTCATGGCGATCACGCCCGGCGGTCCAGTCGCTGCACTCGCATTCGGTGCAAACCTCAAGCCGGCCGAAGTCGAGGCGCTGAAGATCCAGCTCGGCGTCAGTGACCCGATCCCCGTGCAGTACCTCCGTTGGCTCGCAGGCGATGACTGGCTGCGCTGGGACACGGACGGTGACAAGATTGCCGACCGGAGTTTCTTGATCGGGCATACTGGCCCGAACGGAGAACCCCTACCCCCCGGTGACCGGCGCGGCATCCTGCGCGGTGACTTCGGCATCTCGTTTGTTCGAAGCCGTGCAGTATTACCCATCATCTTGGAACGACTGCCCGCATCGATCGAACTCGGTGTCGCATCGCTGGTCGTGGGCGCATCCATTGGCGTCTTGGTCGGCGTGGTCGCCGCGGTCTACCATGATCGCTGGTTCGATCACATCACGCGCATCCTCGCCGTGGTGTTTGACGCCGTTCCGATCTTCTTCCTGGCAATCTTGCTGCTGCTGATCTTCGGTGCGCAGCTTCAGATCTTGCCACTCGGCGACCGATGTCGCGTAACACTGGATCCATCGTGTCCGCCGATTTTCCAGCGGCTCGAGTACCTGATCCTCCCAACGTTTGTGCTTGCGACCGGCGGTATTTCCGCCTACTCGCGGTTTATGCGCGCATCGATGTTGGAGGTCGTGTCACAGGACTACATGCGCACAGCGCGGGCCAAAGGCTTGAGCAGCCGCACGGTTTGGCTGCGCCATGGCGCACGTAACGCCTTGATCCCGATTGCGACATTCCTTGGCCCGGCCATTGCCGGTATCTGGGGAGGCGCCGTAATCACCGAGACAATCTTCAACTGGCCCGGCGTCGGGCGTACGGTCGTCGCCGCAGTCACGAGTCGAGACTACCCGATCGTGATGGCGGCTACCGTGTTCGCAGGGATCTCGACCATTTTGGGCTACCTGTTATCTGACATCCTCTACGGGATCATCGATCCCCGTATTCGTTTCGACTAG
- a CDS encoding ABC transporter permease: MASTSKATSITQLGEPNLEEAIVSKSLFQRAIYRLLRDRLTMFAAIVLLVLSTLALFGPLITQHILQIDPNTTDAFNRMQGWGSPGHILGTDDLGRDQLARLLHAGRVSLGIGFFGAIISISVGLTLGVITGFFGGIVDDIMNWVITTLDSIPALYLLILIAALFRPTAESLIFVIALISWTGVTRLIRGQTLQIRNLDYVLSARALGASVWRIMFIHIAPNLISITVIVLMRSIGGLMLAEAGLSFLGFGVQIPQATWGNMLTDAQEYVRAGGVHLILPPGLCIWVTVLCLYVIGDGVRDAFDPTSTK, translated from the coding sequence ATGGCATCCACATCTAAGGCCACCTCGATCACACAGCTCGGTGAGCCGAATCTCGAAGAGGCGATTGTCAGCAAGTCGTTGTTCCAGCGTGCCATATACCGATTGCTCCGCGACCGGCTTACCATGTTCGCGGCGATCGTCTTGCTTGTGCTGAGTACGCTGGCTCTGTTCGGCCCGCTCATCACCCAGCACATTCTGCAGATCGACCCGAACACGACCGATGCGTTTAACCGCATGCAGGGCTGGGGCAGCCCCGGCCACATACTGGGCACAGACGATCTCGGTCGCGATCAGCTTGCGCGTTTGCTGCATGCTGGGCGCGTCAGCCTCGGTATCGGGTTCTTCGGCGCGATCATCTCGATTTCGGTCGGCTTGACCCTCGGCGTGATCACGGGCTTCTTCGGCGGCATCGTCGACGACATCATGAACTGGGTCATCACGACGCTGGACTCGATCCCCGCGCTGTACCTGTTGATCCTCATCGCTGCGCTCTTCCGCCCGACTGCCGAGTCGCTGATCTTCGTAATTGCGTTAATCAGTTGGACAGGCGTCACGCGCTTGATACGGGGTCAAACGCTTCAGATACGCAATCTCGACTACGTCCTGAGCGCTCGCGCTCTCGGCGCGTCGGTCTGGCGAATCATGTTCATCCACATCGCCCCGAACCTGATCTCGATCACGGTTATCGTGCTGATGCGTTCAATTGGCGGCTTGATGCTCGCAGAAGCTGGTCTCAGCTTCCTCGGCTTCGGGGTTCAGATTCCGCAGGCGACGTGGGGCAATATGCTCACCGATGCGCAGGAATATGTCCGCGCAGGAGGCGTTCACCTCATCCTGCCGCCGGGGCTGTGCATCTGGGTCACGGTGCTGTGCCTGTATGTCATCGGAGACGGCGTCCGCGACGCGTTCGATCCGACCAGCACGAAGTAG
- a CDS encoding HAMP domain-containing protein, with amino-acid sequence MSGWLASTSVTERFERFLIQSDEARNLFVEEIGQGIARADFGEGLVVEVYYDEATAGLQQEYVTSVNRVITIVVIITGVVALALVTLLLLPRLLTIEEMTTAARKMADGHLDQRVRVKADDEISALAKSFNNMADSLERAERLRRNMVSDVAHELRTPLSNIQGYMEGLRDGVIEPRVQLFDSLYGESQLLTRLVEDLQTLTLAEAGQLHLRPEICDVTRLIFEVCTSFGDSRGQSHKLRMHVDTAFPAFHRIDPDRIKQVLTNLLSNAVEHTPAGGTITVELVSSASETTVSVSDNGSGIAPQHLPNVFERFYRADPSRTRATGGTGIGLSIVRQLVEAHGGKVSVTSSIGAGSRFEFTLPNPVAVPEMDIPSPVERVN; translated from the coding sequence TTGTCGGGTTGGCTGGCTTCTACCAGCGTCACCGAACGCTTTGAGCGATTCCTGATCCAGTCCGACGAAGCCCGCAATTTGTTCGTCGAAGAGATCGGACAAGGCATCGCCCGCGCTGATTTTGGCGAGGGTCTCGTGGTCGAGGTGTATTACGACGAGGCGACCGCCGGCCTACAGCAGGAATACGTCACGTCCGTCAATCGCGTAATTACGATCGTCGTCATCATTACCGGCGTTGTAGCGCTCGCGCTTGTTACACTGCTGCTGCTCCCTCGTTTGCTTACCATCGAGGAGATGACCACTGCGGCGCGAAAAATGGCAGATGGTCACCTCGACCAGCGCGTGCGCGTCAAAGCGGATGACGAAATCAGTGCGCTCGCAAAGTCCTTCAACAACATGGCCGACAGCCTTGAACGGGCCGAACGGCTTCGCCGAAATATGGTGAGCGACGTTGCGCATGAACTTCGTACACCGCTCTCAAACATTCAGGGCTACATGGAAGGGTTGCGCGATGGGGTTATCGAGCCTCGCGTGCAGCTTTTCGACTCGCTGTATGGCGAGTCTCAGCTTCTGACGCGTCTCGTCGAAGACCTGCAGACACTCACACTCGCTGAGGCCGGTCAGCTCCATCTCCGGCCTGAGATCTGCGACGTCACCCGACTGATCTTCGAAGTATGCACGTCTTTCGGCGACAGCCGTGGTCAATCGCACAAGCTTCGTATGCACGTCGACACAGCTTTCCCCGCGTTTCATCGCATCGATCCTGATCGGATCAAGCAGGTGCTGACGAACTTGCTGTCAAATGCCGTTGAACACACACCGGCAGGTGGCACAATCACGGTGGAGTTGGTTAGCAGCGCCTCAGAGACTACCGTGAGCGTTTCCGATAACGGCTCAGGCATAGCACCGCAACACCTGCCGAACGTGTTCGAGCGCTTCTACCGCGCCGACCCCTCCCGTACCCGTGCCACTGGAGGCACCGGCATCGGACTATCGATCGTGCGGCAGCTTGTAGAGGCTCATGGCGGCAAAGTCTCGGTAACGAGCAGTATTGGCGCGGGATCACGCTTCGAGTTCACGCTTCCGAACCCCGTGGCAGTGCCTGAGATGGACATCCCAAGCCCAGTTGAGCGTGTAAACTAA